The genomic stretch ccccaaatcagCAAAAGTCTGAATATCAGAATTACCTTAACTGAAATGAAGGCCAAGTTCATGACATTGCTCTTTTAAAGTCATCCTGCACCTTCACAGGCAACTTCTCTTTCTCACAGGGGAGACAATGCAGACTGCAAATCGTCAAGTTTACTATCATCTGACGGCACAGGTACAGCTCGACAAAAGAGTGTTCTCTGATCCTCGGAGCAAAACGTGTACTCAcataaccagacacaacacacatatagacaaacaatacatatgcaggacaagtaagtCTTGGCCTGAACTGCTTTCAGGCACATGATGAGGTGTTGCATCAATGCATGTCTTTCAAATGCATAAAATTTATCAAGGTAATGACAAGATACAAAAAAATTGCATTTCATATATCAGGTCATCTCAAAGCACTTTTGAGCAAATGAAATATTTCCCACAAACTATAATTGTTTTTGTGACCTtaattgagagataaatattgctGTGACTCTGGAGATAATTTCTTGGTTATCATTCGAATAATGCTTCACCTTTTACACCTTCCCAATGGGGCATTTGTTTGAAGTCAACAGTGCAGCATTCCTTCAAAAGTGCACTGGAGCCAGCCTAAAAATTTCCATTCAGGTTTCTCGAGTAGGAAAGgttacttcctgagaagatgaaGGAGCTTCGACAAAAATCCTTGTCatttaacaacttctacaggcgCATCGTCGAAAGCAGACTTGTTAGgtacatcacagtgtgggacgAGAGCTGCAGAAGGGGCTgagtgcagctcagaacatagcAAAACATCCTTGTCCCTCCATGAACTCCATCCACACCTCTGGAAGCCTAGGAAACGCAGCCAAAGATTTATCACACCCGGACacgctctcttctctctcctctcctcatgGGAAAAGGCTAAAGAGTGTGAAAGTAAACATGGGGTTAAAGATGGTTTCttgcctgcagccatcaggctccagaTTGAGCCCCATAACAGTGCCATCATACTGCCCTTGCTTGATGGTAattaatctttcttttcattgcaatgcTCGTTACTTGGATGTTTCAATGTTCGAGACAATCTGTTATCAGCACGCAGAAGAACCTCAATCACTACTTGTACTAGGTATTTGGTGACAAGTAAACTTAAGCTTAAGATATAACTGTTTCACTCAAAGTAGAAGAGTGTAAAATGTTACAGGTTAAGTATTTGAAAAAAAGATGAGATGTTCTTCTGGAAAAGGGCAGAATCGATAGAATGAATAAGATAGAAGGTGGATATGATAGGTCTGTTGAAAAAGGAACCAATTTAGTTAGAGCTTCCCAATGTTTCTCCAAGATATACATTCAAAATTGGTCTCACATGTGACTCTGGTCTATGCTTAATCCCGACTCAGAGAAGAGATAATACAACAAGAATTTGTGCCTTTTCACAAGCAATCCTGAAACATCTTGATTATTTACTTATGACCTGATTGGTAAAACTTGTAGACTAGAATGACACAGTGAGAATGGCCACTTGCTAGCTCATGAACATCTGTGGTTCAATTTATCCTCAGAACAAGTTATTTCTGCTTGAATTAAAATCAGAAACCTTATATTCTCTTGCAACTTTATAAGTAATATATGATGGGTTCAAAAAGTATTGGATGCAGGAATTGCTGGCTTTGTATGTTAGATTTTGACATATTCGGGCACATGAATGAGCTACACAAAATAATTAGTCAGTTTGATGTTTTCTCTTAAAGAAGTTAGGCCTcaaactttctttctttggcttggcttcacggacgaagatttatggagggataatgtccatgtcagctgcaggctcgtttgtggctgacaagtccgatgcgggacaggcagacacggttgcagcgattgcaagggaaaattggttggttggggttgggtgttgggtttttccttctttgtcttttgacagtgaggtgggctctgcggtcttcttcaaaggaggttgctgcccgccgaactgtgaggcgccaagatgcacggtttgaggcgatatcagcccactggcaatggtcaatgtggcaggcaccaagagctttctttaggcagtccttgtacatcttctttgctgcacttctgtctcggtggccagtggagagctcgccatataacacgatcttgggaaggtgatggttctccattctggagacgtgacctacccagcgcagttggatcttcagcagcgtggattcgatgctgtcgacctctgccatctcgagtacttcgatgttggagatgaagtcgctccaatgaatgttgaggatgaagcggagacaacgctggtggaattgttctaggagccgtaggtgatgctggtaaaggacccatgattcggagccgaacaggagcatgggtatgacaacggctctgtatacgcttatctttgtgaggtttttcagttggttgtttttccagactcttttgtgtagtcttccaaaggcgctatttgccttggcgagtctgttgtctatctcgttgtcgatccttgcatccgatgaaatggtgcagccgagataggtaaactggttgaccgttttgagttttgtgtgcccgatggagatgtgggggggctggtagtcatggtggggagctggctgatggaggacctcagttttattcaggctgacttccaggccaaacattttggcagtctcAAACTACTTCTTTTTCAATTCCCACCAATCAACAGTGGAGTCAACCATGCTTGGTAGTCGTGGGAGGAACATGGTGTTAGATAATGGTTGAACTGATACTTGCTAAAATCAACTTCCCTTCACAGGTCTCTCGAGTTAAAAGCACAAACGTGGGAGTTAATGGGTCAGGAAAATGATGTTATTGTAAGTTGTTTGAATCAACTTACCATACTGAAGCATCCTTCACTGCAGATGAGTGAGACTTTTCAGGGAGGGAATGCAAACCAAACAACATGAAATGATCAACCAATAAAAAAGTGGCAAAAACTAGATTTGTATGGAGAGAAGCAGATGTGGATGTCAAACACTGAGTGCTGTATTGAATGGAAAATAATGACTGTTGCATTGTTACTGTCTCAACATCCACATCAACCTTGGTGTAAAAGAAATAGTCTCATTTGCAGGGCATACTGTCATAAGCTTTGGTCGCTTGATCATGAATTTCTTCCCTAATAAAATgttgagagaattttttttctcttaaattTCATTGCCGATAAAGTTAAGAGGTGAGTAAAACACATGGCAAGGTCATAACTTTCAGTCTAATGTTAGAAAACAGGAGCAGAAATTACCACAAGCCTTCTCcaacattcaacaagatcatagtCTTGTCATATCCTAGTCTCACTTTCCTGTATATTCTCCATCAGCTTCAATTTCCTTGTAGACTGAAGATTTGTCTCTCTGTTGAGTATATGTAATGACTCCACCTCTACTCTCtttggtagagaattccaaaggatTGAATTTCCTGGAATCAGCAAGGAGCCCAGCAGATTGGAAAACCATAAATGTGATTCATGAAAAGGTAGTTCAAAAATACAGTAGTTCAAAAATATTAGCATAACATCTGGCATTGTGGAAAATGCTGGAACCCATTCTAAACAAAATAGTAGCAGGATATTTAGAAAATTACAGTATCATCAAAGCTAACATGATTTTATGAAAGAGAAAAATCATTTGATAAGGTGCTTTGACAGTTCAACAAACAGAGTGGCTAAAGGAcctatctcattggcctggagactaggtggTGACCTGGTGGCGACTCGAGTCTCCACTGGTTCCGGAGAGTCGCGGGAAAATCGAACATGCTCGatttttttggagactttttccagtcttCACGACGTCTCCATCAGTTGCGGCAACGTCCcggagactaattttgtccaCGACGTCTCCGAGACCTGCCAGagaccaaggagactgaggagacgTTGTGGCGACGATGCGGCGATGTCTccatgatgctgcttgacttaAAGTTCGCGTGACTGTGGGCGTGCTGGCATCATCGAGACACTTTCACTCCTGGTCCAAGTCACAGATACATCCCGGTCAAAGTCTTCATCATCTGGTACTTGTTCCTGCTGCTGTTGCTCCTTGTACAACCTTGGAAGAGGCCCCACCATCTTGTCTTGCCAGGGGACAGCTCCAACTCCAGAGTAGTACTGTCCTTCCACCATGCCACCCAAGGGCAGTGGGGGCCAGAAGGACAAGAAGAAGGAGGATGAAGCAGTTGTAGCAGCTTCTGTGCAGTTTGTGGATGCTGAGGCAGCAGATGATGCTagagaagatgaggaagatggtTCCAGCAACGATCCGACTAGAAAACAATACGATTGGAAAGAGGGGCATCAAGAGGCAATGGCTGACTTCTGGGAGGATCACCCGGAATTTTACGATAAATCGCATGCAAGATACAAAGATAACCAACACAAGAAAGCAGCGGTTGAAACCTTCCTTGTTGATATGCAGAACATCTTCAAGGAGATCAAAAAGCCCCTACCTACATGTGAGTGTATATTTAAATTGCATTGAATTtatatttaattgcattaaaataaatacatgcaaaaatatgttaaaaatgtAGCGAAAGTAGTAACGATGAATATGTGTAATATAATTGTTGTAATACTGTTATTCTTTCAGATGCACAGTTCCTAGCACCTGCGGAATAGGAGGACAAGATCCAACCGATACACAACTAAGAAGTCAGGGCAGCCTGCACATACCATCTCTGCCAAGGAAGCCTTCATTGTAGAGAGGTACAAATTTCTGCGGAAGCACATTGAGGGTTATAGGCATCTCGCGCATGAGACTCATTCAGTAAGTATAGACATGAATTCTACTTTTTTCTTATACCACATACAGTCCTGTGTCATGTGTCATAATTACATTTTCCTATTTTCTTCTACAGTTTGGCAGAGGCCACCACTCCAGAGAAGAGGATGATGACGCCATCAGTGTCGGGTCAAGTGTGGAATCTTCTTCGTGACCTGGACCAAGCACAAGCACCAGTTCCGCTGGTGGCAGAAGAAGATGCGGAAGGAAAGCGGTGATGTCTCCGAGGCAGAAGTAACACCCATGCTAAGTGTATTGTCATCTTGTGTGAATTGATGTTCAGATTGCTTTTTTGGAAATGCCATATTTATATATGATTTGCATGGTCATCTTCTTGTCATCTGATGCATCCCTCCCCCATCCTTTTTTTTGATGTTTTTGTCCaccttttttaaatcttctttctCCATTTCCCTACACTTggcctgtgtgttgcagcttttgGACGGGGTACAGAATCTTCTGGGGAACATCAACCAGCCTTTGTCAAATGTGAGATTCCTTGAAACAGAAATCCTCCAGGTCCCAGAGCATCAATTTAACAACTGTAGTATGGAGGACATGTTCCTGGTCAGGAATTATCAGGTatgtaaaaaaatatatgaaGAATTTTGAAATTTGTGACTTTTGTTGAAATAGTTCACAAGTTCACATTGCTATTTTGAAAATGTCCTATTTCTATAGGATGTGTATTTCTTTTGCAGGCCCATGGTGGTGGTCAAGGGACTCAGATTATGCAGAGCAGGCTGAACCAGTCCATGGGAAGGTCCAACCAAGTGCAGTCTGGGGGAAGATCCAACCAAATGCACCCAGAGGGAGTGtccaaccaaatgcaggcaacaaGCCAGGGGATGCACCAGATGCAGAATGGGACTCAAGTAAACCGACAGGTAGGAAGGGGAGAATATTTCCTCAGCGATCCTAAAGTCACTACCATACATGTGAGTGGATATTTAAACTGCATTGAGAGATAATGATGAATATGTTTGACATTCTTCTTGTAATACTGTCTTTTTTTAGatcacaattttctttttttttcttcctcctgCCATCCTCTTTACCTTCTATAATTATGTTCCTTTTCCTACAGCCCATGTTCCACCAGTCCTGGAGGAATGGACAGAACATTGCATCGTCTGGTGGCAGCACTGCGGGGACAGGCTTGTTGATGGTGATGTCCCCCCCCTACATGTGGGGTACAAGCAACCTGAGTGTACTGTTGAGTGGGGCTTTAAACACCAGTATTGACTGTGAGGGTTCATTCCAAGTTTCTGACACCACCTCCAGGTCCACCCTCACCACAACCCCCCTAAGAGTTTCATTTCCAGTATCATTCCCACAAATAAAACATTCCAGTGACACAGAGGCTGAATAAATCATAATGTGTGTTACTAGGTAGAAAGAAGTCTGTATTTTCTTGCATGGAAGTTTGAACCACGTTCAATGCATTGGAGAGAGTATCACTACCATTTTGCACTTGTGTACTGATGTACCAAGTTTCCTGTgcctttattgtcacatgaaaAATGTATTTGATATTTGCTGTACAAAGTTGTGaggtttttatttttcacaataaTAAAAATACAAAGTTTGACTTTTAAATTTGTGGTTTCATGCTACTTTTAATTTAACAACAAAATGCAACAATATTAAagaataaatttattatttgCAATCAAATTTACAATTGAGAACAGTACAAGCAATATTTTACAAATGTAAACAGTACAGTTTACATCAAGGCAATATATAAAACATTCCAATAGAATTTCATACTGTTAATGCAATGACACAATTCCATCGAGTACAGTATGCAGCATGGAAAATAGTCCTTCACTCCTGGTCCAAGTGAGGTACATCCCGGTCAAGGTCTTCATCATCTGGTACTtgttcctgctgctgctgctccttgTACAGCCTTGGAAGAGGCCCCACCATCTTGTCTTGCCAGGGGACAGCTCCAACCCCAGAGTATTACTGGGTCAGGTACTCTCTCTGATTCTTGGCAACAGACGGCATGttactttctcttctctgcatcccctccaaTTGGTTGGTATGCTGTCTCCACTCTCCAGGGGCAACTTCATGGGTGTGTGGGTCCTCTCTGTCAGCTGAGAGTCTGATGTCTGTCACCATGTTGTGGAGTGTACAGGCAGCAAGGACCACCTATTCAACTGTCTGTGGGCACATTATTGTCATAGTATGGAAGCATCTGAATctggaaagaaaaaatagaagtaAAATTAAAGACATCATATTTGCTGTGTTGACAATCTGGCAAATATGACTGTCTGTGTGgcaggaaaaaaataaagtgctgCACACCTGTTTGCCAAAGCTGTTCTCCACTATAAGCCTGAAGCTGGACAGCTTGTAGTTGAAGATTCTCTCTGCATGGGTCATCTGGCACTTGGAGTAGGGCTTCATCATTCATGTCCTCAGGACGAATGCATCATCACCAACCAAGAAGTAGGGGACATCTTGATCTCCACCAAGAAAGGGTTCAAGAGATAGCAGGTTGGCCTGACCTTCATCCAGTGCCTTGTACAAACTGCAGTCCCTCAAGATGCCAGCATCTGAGTCAGCCTCAGGAGTCCCCACATTGAGGTTCATGAACTTATAGTCAGCATCTTCCAACGCCAGCATGATGATGGAAAAGTAGCCTTTGTAGTTGTGGTAGACACTGCCTGACCCTGGAGGTTCAATAATTCTGACATGCTTCCCATCCAGTGCACCACAGACGTGATGGAAGTTCCACTTCTCAGAAAACCTCTTGGCCACTTCCACTCCTCTGGTGTAGATGGACACGACACTTGATGGCCTCCTCATGATACTTATCATAGATGGCTTGGCACACCTCTGGGACAATACTGACAATGGTGTTTATAGCCACACAGAAGCCAAAGGACAAGCTCTTGTAGGAGTTTCCTGTAGCAAGGAACCTCAGAGTGATGGCATCCTTCAAACAGGGGGCAGGGccttcctgaagttagtgtcttgCTTCTGGATCCTGGGAGTAAGGTGAGCCACCAGCTTCATGAATATCTCTGGATCCACCCTCAGGAAATTCTTGAAGAACCTCACATTCCCCTCTTCCAGCTGTTTCATCAGCTTCTCGTACCAGCCATGGTGTTGCCGTTGTAGGAGCCACTCACATACCCACACTGTCTTTGCCTTCCTGACACCCTTTCTGGCTCTATCCCTAGCACTGGCCTTTGCCTTGTTCACGGCCAGAGCTATCAGGCCTCCTTCTGGTCATCCTCCAAGTAGGGATCCTGCTCCAACAGCATAACAGCCTCATTGCAGATGTCCATGGTGAGAGTTCTTGACTGTCTGATATCTAAAAAGCGAATGATAGATCTAGTTGTAGATCTAGATATATATAGACATGGAGAAGTCAGGGCGCCGTCTCCGCAACCTTGTGGAAACCCATAGCGACCTATCGGTGACGTTGTGGAAATGTCACAGAGACTGCCGGAGATGTCGCAGAGACATCACAGCAACTGAGACGACGTCTCAGAAACATTACCGCAACTGAGAAGACGTCTCAGAGACATTACTGCAACTGAGAAAACATCTCGGAGACATCGCCGCGACTGCCAGAGATGTCGCGGCGACGTCCCCGCGACTTCTGGGTGAATTAGTTGTCACCTTGTCTGGAGACGTCTCGAACGTCGCCCTGGCGTCGTCTTGGTGAGAGTGCAAGCCATTTTTGGTCTCCCGAGTCACCCGAGTTGCCGCGACTCATCAGTCACGGCAGTCGCGGCGACATTTCCACCAAGGTTGTGGATTTAAGTTTCAATATAAAATGGTCAGAGCACAGGTAAATATTAGCAAAGAGTGAAGTTAAATGGAAATTGTCAGGTTGGTAGGCAGTAACTAGTGATGTTCTAAAGCAGTAGAAGCTGGGCCCTCAAATTTTTAGAGTCTTTATGAATTACTCAGGCAAAGGGACCAACAATACAGAAAGAGATGAGAAAGTTTTCAGAGGAACTGGCAAGTGAAGTAAATGTAGTGAATGAGAGCTCATCGACTAAGCAGAATGGAAAAGCAGAATCTCATTTAACTCAAAATGGAATGCAAAGCGATCCGAGTAGTCTCATACATGAAACACAGGGCACCCCGGTTAGCGcacagggtggcacggttagcgcaatgctgccaCAGCTCCAACGACTGAGGTTCAAAACTTTGAAGGATCACGATCAATGCCTTTACTTTCTCCACTTATTTTAAGACCTTAAGATAAAGACTGTCAGGTCTAAGGGACTTGTTAGATTTTAGTCTAATTCCTTTCATCTAGTTATGGTGATTATTTTCAATTCCTTCTTTTCTTTTGCCTCTTCTGATCCTCAGATTAGAAGTGAAATTTACAGAACCCACAGAAACAGTTTTCTGTGTTTGTTCTATATTCCACAATCACTGCTTTCTCCAGATTTTCACATGATAGGTGAAGGATTGATAGGATCGCTGTAGCGATCAGTCTCACTAAATTAATACACATTAAATGATCCACCTTCCAATTCTCAGCAAACAATGTGCAGATTTTGTCACTGTATTATTTACTGCTTAAGAAATGTTAAAGGGTTTTATCGCAATGAGAGTGCAGAGACGATTTTCTAGGACTTGAGGAACCGAGTTGCTGGGAAAGGTCAAACATGTTCGGGCTTTTCTCCGAggattgtagaagaatgaggggacatttgaaagaggtatgcaaaattatgttCTCAGCTCCCAGAAATATACTGATATCTGTTTCAATAGTTTAGCAATCGCAGATTCAAACACTAAGAACTTTGTCACAAGATTTCTTCTAATCCCAATGCTCATATTGTATGTAGCCCCTTATTTTGAGACCATGGTCAAAATTCTAAACCATTTAATTGGAAAAACCAACCACCGAACACACCCTTTTGAGAAATCGAATATTTCAATTAAAGTATCCTTCGAATGAGAGATGGGAGACCCTGATGCTCAAACATTAAGCTGATCTTCCTTTAGCTTTTCATTAATGAATAATCAGTAATTAATCAAATATTAAggcaaagaaataataaatatccCCAACATTGAAAATTTGTAAAACTGTCAAATTTTCCATTTTTTGTTTACTTTACAATCATCGGACATTCTCCCTGTCACTATCCAATTTATCTCTCATTGTGTTGTGCATCATTCCCAAATTGAGAACACTTGCAAGCCATTGTATTCCCAAATCAATCAATGTTAACCTCAGCACTTCTTGGAATGCTGCACTGTTGGAAACAATGGCACTGCACAAGTCCCTGGAAAAACACAAGGAGCTGAAGCCCATCCAGATAAAGACCTGGATTTTTCTAATAAACGTCTACAGACAGTGCTTTTGAAATGTGTAATCAGTATCCCAGTGCAATTTCCATGATGCTTTGTGAAGGAGATACATTTTGAGTCCTCCCTGCAGATATTTCACTCAAAATAACTCCACAATCTATCAAATGAAAATTTCACAGCACATTCCCTTGTTTACCCCACACCCTCAACCCAAAATGTCGACAATTCCTTCCTCCTCCCGATCACAGATACTGCTTGGCTCACAGTTTATTGTCTTTACCCCTCTGTCCTCCTCTTCCTTTAAGTCACCCTTTCAGACCTATGATTTTGATCAACTCTTTTGTCATTTGAACCATTCTTGGAGCTTCGGAGCAAAATTTTATTTTCACAAGTTGCTTTTTCACTAAATTTCAGATATCATATGAACGCAAGTTGTTTTCTTTTTGTTGCTGCTGTGGTATCGAGATAATTATTTTGAACCAGAGTGTGATGAAGTGTTTCGATTCCCAACGTCGACAGTTCCCTTCCCCTCACTGATACCGCTTGATCCGCTGATtacttccagcagattgtttctttGCCAATTATTTTTTAATCCTGCTTAATTAACATGCACCTCATCTCACAGCTCCTTCTGCTTTTAAGGTTTACAAACAATGTTCTTTACTTTGTAAGAAAATCACTTGTTCCTTTTAATGGCAATCAAGAACCTAGAAACGCTGCAATTTCTTATctcaggagaaaaaaaatggctaTCAGTTCTAATTAAGTTAATGTGAATTACTGATTAAAACTTCCTTAGCACAAAATTGTATTTGTTCCCTCATTACTTCCCATCTGCAAAGGATAtgagtgtatttatttcaaattggTCCATGTTCTTGCACAGTTATATCAGGAATGGACAGGGGTTATCA from Narcine bancroftii isolate sNarBan1 chromosome 10, sNarBan1.hap1, whole genome shotgun sequence encodes the following:
- the LOC138744034 gene encoding uncharacterized protein; translated protein: MRKESGDVSEAELLDGVQNLLGNINQPLSNVRFLETEILQVPEHQFNNCSMEDMFLVRNYQAHGGGQGTQIMQSRLNQSMGRSNQVQSGGRSNQMHPEGVSNQMQATSQGMHQMQNGTQVNRQPMFHQSWRNGQNIASSGGSTAGTGLLMVMSPPYMWGTSNLSVLLSGALNTSIDCEGSFQVSDTTSRSTLTTTPLRVSFPVSFPQIKHSSDTEAE